Below is a genomic region from Gillisia sp. Hel_I_86.
TTTGGCATTTTTAGAAGAGTTGCTTACCCCAGGGCGAAAAGCCTTGTTCAACAAGGTGATTGACCAGCGAACCAATCATTTTACAGTGGTTACAGAAGATGTATATCAATTGCACAATACAAGTGCGGTGATTAGAAGTTGCGATGTGTTCGGAATACAAAATGTACATGTGATCGAGGAATTGAAGGTTAAGAAAATCGATCGTGAGATTGCCATGGGTGCCCAAAAATGGGTGACACTCAATAGGCATGAGGATAGTTTAAAATGCATGAATAAACTAAGAGAGGACGGCTACCAGATTATTGCTACATCTCCTAATGCAGAGGCTATTGAACTTTCAGATTTTGATATTACAAAACCCTCCGCGCTTTTTTTGGGAACCGAAAAAGACGGACTTTCGCAAGGGGTTCTCAGCAATGCAGATCAATGTATAAAAATCCCAATGGTTGGATTTACAGAGAGTTTAAACATCTCGGTTTCGGCTGCAATTATCTTACAGGAACTTACATCGAGATTAAGAAAAAGCAAAATTTCTTGGGAATTGAGTGATTATGACAAAAATGAAGTTAAATTTGAATGGCTAAGAAAAAGTTTTAAAAACTTTGATTATTTGGTTAGACGATTTGAGAATAATTAATGCTTTTTTTATTTTGTGACTAATAACAAGAGATTTACATGACCCTAATTTTTTATATTATAATTGGCTTTATTACTTTTATTGCTTTTTTGCATGCATGGGCAAGAAAGGAATTTGATATTAGCAGAACAGTTGTCATTAATCGTTCTAAAGAGGATGTATATAACTTGGTGAGACAATTAAAAAAGGAATCTCATTGGATGCCATGGTTCAAAAAAAATTATAAAGGAATTTTGAAGTTTAATGGGGAGGATGGAAAGCAAGGAGCGCTCCTATACTGGAGAAGTAAGAACAGGTTATTTGAAGGCACCCAAAAAATTGTAAAGCTCAATCAAGGGAGGATCATGGAAACCAGGGTACTTGTGATAAGGCCGGCAAAAATGATACTTCTTGAATATAAAGGCCTTAAAGAGTTGGATGAAAATAAAACCAAAATGGTTTGGGGTATTCGGGGAGGCCTTAATTTCCCTTTTTCTGTAATAGCCCTTTTTCAACCAGCAGATAAAATGTATGGAGAAGATCTGGAGTTGGGCCTTAAAAACCTTAAGACCATGCTGGAATATAAGAATAAAAAAACCGAAGTCGATTAAGTATC
It encodes:
- a CDS encoding TrmH family RNA methyltransferase, with the protein product MASKEFLAFLEELLTPGRKALFNKVIDQRTNHFTVVTEDVYQLHNTSAVIRSCDVFGIQNVHVIEELKVKKIDREIAMGAQKWVTLNRHEDSLKCMNKLREDGYQIIATSPNAEAIELSDFDITKPSALFLGTEKDGLSQGVLSNADQCIKIPMVGFTESLNISVSAAIILQELTSRLRKSKISWELSDYDKNEVKFEWLRKSFKNFDYLVRRFENN
- a CDS encoding SRPBCC family protein, with the protein product MTLIFYIIIGFITFIAFLHAWARKEFDISRTVVINRSKEDVYNLVRQLKKESHWMPWFKKNYKGILKFNGEDGKQGALLYWRSKNRLFEGTQKIVKLNQGRIMETRVLVIRPAKMILLEYKGLKELDENKTKMVWGIRGGLNFPFSVIALFQPADKMYGEDLELGLKNLKTMLEYKNKKTEVD